GCGGGCAAAACCACTACCTTCTATATGGTGGTGGGGCTGGTGCGCCCAAACTCCGGACACATCTACCTGGATGAGCGCGATATAACCGACCTGCCCATGTACAAGCGCGCACAGCTGGGCATAGGCTACCTGCCACAAGAGGCCAGCGTGTTCAGAAAACTAAGTGTGGAAGATAATGTAAAAGCCATACTGGAGATGCGGCGCGACTTTACCCGCCAGCAGGTGCAGCAGCGTACAGACCAGATACTGGAGGAGCTGAGCCTGACCCACGTGCGGAAAAACAAGGGTGGCCTGCTAAGCGGAGGCGAACGCCGCCGCACCGAGATAGCTCGTGCCCTGGCTGTTAACCCCCAGTTTATGCTGCTGGACGAACCCTTTGCCGGCGTAGACCCCATTGCCGTAGAGGAAATACAAACCGTAGTGGCCGAGCTGAAACAGCGTAACATAGGCGTGCTGATAACAGACCACAACGTGCACGAAACCCTGAACATAGTAGACCGCGCCTACCTACAGTTTGAGGGTAAGCTGCTAAAGGCTGGCACCGCCGAAGACCTGGCCAATGACGAGCAGGTGCGCCGCGTATACCTGGGCGAGAACTTCCAGCTGGGCAGGTAAGCCCGCTATGCAGGGGGCCACACCGCCTGCTGCGCTCCAGCTAGCAGCTACAGGGGGGGGGATACCCGGAGAGAGAGCGGGGG
This region of Bacteroidota bacterium genomic DNA includes:
- the lptB gene encoding LPS export ABC transporter ATP-binding protein; the encoded protein is MILRTEKLVKKYGQRIVVNEVSIQVEQGSCVGLLGPNGAGKTTTFYMVVGLVRPNSGHIYLDERDITDLPMYKRAQLGIGYLPQEASVFRKLSVEDNVKAILEMRRDFTRQQVQQRTDQILEELSLTHVRKNKGGLLSGGERRRTEIARALAVNPQFMLLDEPFAGVDPIAVEEIQTVVAELKQRNIGVLITDHNVHETLNIVDRAYLQFEGKLLKAGTAEDLANDEQVRRVYLGENFQLGR